AAGCAAAGGATTTAGACTGTTCGTAAAAGACATTGACATATACATACCATGGAAATCTGTAAAAAAAATTGGAGAAGATGTGATATTAGTTAGTATTGATGAAAATGTAACACAAGTTTGACTATTTACATCAATTTTATTATAATTTTATTAGCAAATGTCGATATAAAAAGTTTTTTGAACGGTTATGACGAAAGGAATGATTATATTTGAAATGTCCTTTTTGCGGTTATTTGGATTCAAAAGTTATTGATTCTCGCCCTACAGATGATTCTGCATCTATAAGGAGAAGAAGAGAATGCATAAAGTGCGGTAAAAGATTTACAACCTATGAGAAAGTTGAGCAAGTTCCGATTTTAGTTATAAAAAAAGATTTAAGCAGAGAAGCTTATGATAGAGATAAAATTTTAAAAGGTATGATAAAGGCATGTGAAAAAAGACCTGTTCCAATCAAAAAATTAGAAGATTTGGCGGATGAAATTGAAAGAGATATTTATAATTCTTATGAAAAGGAAATCACTTCGGCTCAAATTGGGGAGATGGTAATGGAAAAGCTAAAGAATGTTGATGAAGTGGCATATGTCAGGTTTGCATCAGTCTATAGACAATTTAAAGATATTAATACATTCATGGATGAGCTGAAAAAATTGCTAAATGATAACGAAGAGAGGAAATAGCCTTTTATTATTGTACATGTTTTGTACTTAGGAGGTGCAATTTTGGCACATACAATTCTTGTAATCGAAGATGAAGCACATATTCTAGAACTTTTAAGGTACAATCTAGAGGCACAAGGATATAATGTAATACTTACTGATAACGGCAAAGAAGGACTTGAAAAATGCAGAGAACTAAGTCCTGATCTGGTTCTTTTAGATTTAATGCTTCCGGATATAGATGGCATCGATATCTGTAAAAAGATAAAATCTGATGAACATCTTAAAAATATTCCGATTATAATGTTAACCGCAAAAAGTGAAGAATTTGATAAAATACTGGGCTTAGAGCTGGGAGCAGATGATTACATTACAAAACCATTTAGCATAAGAGAATTGCTGGCTAGGATAAAAGTTGTTTTAAGAAGATCAAAAAGTGAAACAGAAGATAATGAGATAATTAAATTCGGAGACATTACTATAGACACAGAAAAACACATAGTATATAAAGGTAACGAAATTCTTGACCTTACTTTGAAGGAGTTTGAACTGCTTAAACTTTTATCGAAAAATAGAGGGAAAGTTTTAACGCGTGATTATTTATTGGACAAGGTTTGGGGATATGAATATGCTGGTGAAACAAGAACGGTGGATGTCCATATAAGACATTTAAGAAAGAAAATAGAAGATGATGATAAGTTGCCTGTGTACATCGAAACTGTTAGAGGTATAGGCTACAAATTAAAAGATACAGGTGAAGGCAATGCTTAAAAAACTTTATTATAGCTATTTCATAATAAGTTTTCTTGGTATTTTGGTTACATCGTTTTTTTTTATTGAAAAAATAACAACCTTAAGGTTTTGGTGTGGAATAATTTTAGGACTTATTGTCAGCAATTTTTTTGGATATAGGTTTATAAAGGGCATTGTACAGCCTATAAATGAGATAACAGATGTTGCTAAAGAGATAACAAAGGGCAACTATGAGCACAGGATGGAAATCAAGTCAATCGATGAGATTGGTCAGTTATCTTCAGCAATAAACATTATGTCGGACAAGCTTCAAGAGACCATCGATGAGCTGTACGATAGGAATGCAAAACTTGAAGCTATTTTGAAAAGCCTTATAAATGGTGTTATAGCCTTTGATGAAAATGAAAAAATTTTATTAATAAATGATTCAGCAAGAGCAATATTGAATATAAAGGAAAGTTCTGTTGTTGGAAAGCACATATTAGACGTTGTAAGAAATACAAAATTTCATGATATTTTGGAAAAAATCATAAAGGATAAAGGATACAACATAGATAATTTAGAGATTAACACATTTAATAAATATCTCAAAATATATTCTAGTCCTATCGTTCACCAAGTCACACATAAAAAGTTAGGATTTGTTGTAATAATAAATGACATAACAGAGGTTAGAAAACTTGAAAAAATCAGAAGTGATTTTGTCGCAAATGTCTCACATGAGCTTAGGACACCTCTTACATCTATAAGAGGATTTATAGAAACTTTAAGAGAAGGAGCCATCGACAACGTAGAAGAGAGGGATAGGTTTCTTGAAATTATTGAGTTTGAAGCTGAGAGACTGACGAGACTTATAAATGATATATTGACATTGTCAGAAATAGAAAATTTAAAAGATGGATTTGTAAAAGAAGACATTGCCATTGATGACGAAGTGAATGAAATTTTTTACATTATGGAAAAAACTGCAAATGATAAAAGCATAAAGCTTGTAAAAGATTTAAACTGCAAAGGTGTGGTCATAAAAACGAGTAAAGACAGGCTAAGGCAGATGATAATTAATCTCGTCGATAATGGGATAAAATATACTCCAGAAGGCGGATACGTAAAAGTTACGACAATTGACAGAAAAGACAATGTGTTAATAGAAGTTAAAGACAGCGGAATAGGCATCTCAAAGGAGAATATTCCTAGACTGTTTGAGAGGTTTTACCGTGTTGATAAAGGAAGGTCAAGAAAATTAGGTGGTACTGGTCTTGGACTTGCAATAGTAAAGCATATAGTTGAATCAATGAAAGGATCTATTTCAGTGGAAAGCGAGATTGGAAAAGGTACAAAATTCACTATTGTTTTACCAAAGGAGCAAAAATAGTTTACAATTTAACATGATTTTAACATAGACTTAATAATGACTTTACAATGGGTTGTTACAATATACCTGAAAGAAAAATTTTGGAGGTGCTTTTATGTTAAAAAGTAAAGCGGTCAAAGTTTTGTTAGCTGTATTGATGATTGTCAGTGTGTTTGTTTTTTCTGCGTGCGGTTCAAATTCTAACAATGCAGGAAATAATACAGCAAATCAATCAAATGGTAGTCAGGATATTTCTGGTTCTGCAACAGCGGTTGGTTCTACGGCTTTACAGCCTTTGGTAGAACAAGCAGCAACATTATTTCACCAAAAATATCCTAATGCCACTATCAATGTCCAAGGCGGCGGTAGTGGTACAGGTTTAACACAAGTATCACAAGGTGCAGCAGATATAGGTAATTCAGATATATTTGCAGAAGAAAAATCAGGTATCGATGCTAAGTCATTAGTTGATCACAAGGTGGCAGTCGTTGGTTTTGCTGTCGTAGTCAATAAAGATGTGACTGTAGATAATCTGACACAGCAGCAATTAGTTGATATATTCACAGGAAAAATAAAAAATTGGAAAGATGTAGGCGGACAAGACGAACCGATAGTAGTAATTAATAGGCCTACAAGTTCTGGAACGAGGGCAACTTTTAAGAAAATCGTATTAGGCGGTCAAGATGAGGTACAAGGATTAGCATTGACAGAAGATGCATCAGGTACTGTTAGAAAGACGGTTGCTGAAAAGAAAGGTGCAATAAGTTATCTTGCATTCTCATATGTTGATGATTCTGTAAAAGCATTAAAATACAATGGTGTCGAGCCCACAAAGGAAAATGTCATAAATGGCAAATATCCAATAGCATCGTATGAGCACATGTATACTAAAGGTGAGCCCACTGGTGTTGTTAAAGCATTCTTAGACTTTATGATGTCTGACGAAGTCCAAAAAGGACCTGCAGAGAAACTTGGATTTATAAACATAAATGACATGAAAGTAACTTTAAAATAAAATACAAAAGAATAAGAATATTTGATAAGAGCTGGTATTTATACTAGCTCTTATATTTAGGAGAGAAACACATGAAAAAGATAAGTATATCTAATCTTAGAATAAAAACAAAAATGATACTCCTTTTTTCTGTCCTCATATTAATATCAATAACGATTGTCGGATGTACTACATATACAATTACTAAAAATTACATAGTCAATGATATAGAGCACAGCTTGTCAAGTTCTACTAAAACAATGATAAATCAGATTTCACTTCTCGAAGGAGCATATAATTCAAGTGAATTTGGAGCTAAACTTCAGTATGTAATTGAAAGCGAAAAAGCTGATTATGATATTAGAGGCCTTAAACCGCAGATTTTTATTTTTGATAAGCAATTTAATTCCATAAGATGGCAAGATGGGAGTTTAAAAAAAGAAAAAAGCAGTATAATTGATAAGTCTGAAATTACAAAAATGTTTAAAAACAATAATG
The nucleotide sequence above comes from Thermoanaerobacterium sp. CMT5567-10. Encoded proteins:
- the nrdR gene encoding transcriptional regulator NrdR — its product is MKCPFCGYLDSKVIDSRPTDDSASIRRRRECIKCGKRFTTYEKVEQVPILVIKKDLSREAYDRDKILKGMIKACEKRPVPIKKLEDLADEIERDIYNSYEKEITSAQIGEMVMEKLKNVDEVAYVRFASVYRQFKDINTFMDELKKLLNDNEERK
- a CDS encoding response regulator transcription factor, whose protein sequence is MAHTILVIEDEAHILELLRYNLEAQGYNVILTDNGKEGLEKCRELSPDLVLLDLMLPDIDGIDICKKIKSDEHLKNIPIIMLTAKSEEFDKILGLELGADDYITKPFSIRELLARIKVVLRRSKSETEDNEIIKFGDITIDTEKHIVYKGNEILDLTLKEFELLKLLSKNRGKVLTRDYLLDKVWGYEYAGETRTVDVHIRHLRKKIEDDDKLPVYIETVRGIGYKLKDTGEGNA
- the pnpS gene encoding two-component system histidine kinase PnpS, which codes for MLKKLYYSYFIISFLGILVTSFFFIEKITTLRFWCGIILGLIVSNFFGYRFIKGIVQPINEITDVAKEITKGNYEHRMEIKSIDEIGQLSSAINIMSDKLQETIDELYDRNAKLEAILKSLINGVIAFDENEKILLINDSARAILNIKESSVVGKHILDVVRNTKFHDILEKIIKDKGYNIDNLEINTFNKYLKIYSSPIVHQVTHKKLGFVVIINDITEVRKLEKIRSDFVANVSHELRTPLTSIRGFIETLREGAIDNVEERDRFLEIIEFEAERLTRLINDILTLSEIENLKDGFVKEDIAIDDEVNEIFYIMEKTANDKSIKLVKDLNCKGVVIKTSKDRLRQMIINLVDNGIKYTPEGGYVKVTTIDRKDNVLIEVKDSGIGISKENIPRLFERFYRVDKGRSRKLGGTGLGLAIVKHIVESMKGSISVESEIGKGTKFTIVLPKEQK
- a CDS encoding phosphate ABC transporter substrate-binding protein, with amino-acid sequence MLKSKAVKVLLAVLMIVSVFVFSACGSNSNNAGNNTANQSNGSQDISGSATAVGSTALQPLVEQAATLFHQKYPNATINVQGGGSGTGLTQVSQGAADIGNSDIFAEEKSGIDAKSLVDHKVAVVGFAVVVNKDVTVDNLTQQQLVDIFTGKIKNWKDVGGQDEPIVVINRPTSSGTRATFKKIVLGGQDEVQGLALTEDASGTVRKTVAEKKGAISYLAFSYVDDSVKALKYNGVEPTKENVINGKYPIASYEHMYTKGEPTGVVKAFLDFMMSDEVQKGPAEKLGFININDMKVTLK